In Choloepus didactylus isolate mChoDid1 chromosome X, mChoDid1.pri, whole genome shotgun sequence, a genomic segment contains:
- the LOC119523452 gene encoding LOW QUALITY PROTEIN: proteasome activator complex subunit 3-like (The sequence of the model RefSeq protein was modified relative to this genomic sequence to represent the inferred CDS: deleted 1 base in 1 codon), whose translation MASMLKVDQEVKLKVDSFREQITNEAEDLVANFFSKKLLELDSFLKEPILNIHDLTQIHSDMNLPVPDPILLTNSHDGLDGPTYKKRRLDECEEAFQGTKVFVMPNGMLKSNQQLVDIIEKVKPEIRLLIEKCSTVKMWVQLLIPRIEDGNNFGVSIQGETVAELRTIESEAASYLDQISRYYITRAKLVSKIAKYPHVEDYRRTVTEMDEKEYISLRLIISEPRNQYVTLHDVILKNIEKIKWPRSSNAETLY comes from the exons ATGGCCTCCATGCTGAAGGTGGATCAGGAAGTGAAGCTCAAGGTTGATTCTTTCAGGGAGCAGATCACAAATGAGGCAGAAGATTTGGTGgcaaat tttttctcaaagaagTTGTTAGAACTTGATAGCTTTTTGAAGGAACCAATCCTAAACATCCATGACCTAACTCAGATTCACTCGGACATGAATCTCCCGGTCCCTGACCCCATTCTTCTCACCAATAGCCACGATGGACTGGACGGTCCCACTTATAAGAAGCGAAGGTTGGATGAGTGTGAAGAGGCCTTCCAAGGAACCAAGGTGTTTGTGATGCCCAATGGGATGCTTAAAAGCAACCAGCAGCTGGTGGACATTATTGAGAAAGTGAAACCTGAGATCCGGCTCCTGATTGAGAAATGCAGCACGGTCAAAATGTGGGTGCAGCTCCTGATTCCCAGGATAGAAGATGGGAACAACTTTGGGGTGTCCATTCAGGGGGAGACAGTTGCAGAACTAAGGACCATTGAGAGTGAAGCTGCATCTTATCTGGACCAGATTTCTAGATACTATATTACAAGAGCCAAATTGGTTTCTAAAATAGCTAAATATCCCCATGTGGAGGACTATCGCCGCACAGTGACAGAGATGGATGAGAAAGAATATATCAGCCTTCGGCTTATCATATCAGAGCCACGGAATCAATATGTCACCCTACATGACGTGATCCTGAAAAATATTGAGAAGATTAAATGGCCCCGGAGCAGCAATGCAGAGACACTGTACtga